A single Kitasatospora kifunensis DNA region contains:
- a CDS encoding effector-associated constant component EACC1, whose protein sequence is MIVWLSVEGEERVEGLAELSDWLRLEPELRGLVSLADAVPGPRELGAVSDVLVVALGAGGTVSVLAASLKAFLSQPRRSDVRIVVSAPDGRQLEVDAKRVEDVEAVLRQVLGAAQ, encoded by the coding sequence GTGATCGTGTGGCTGTCGGTTGAGGGAGAAGAGCGGGTCGAGGGACTGGCGGAGCTGTCGGACTGGCTGAGACTTGAGCCTGAGCTCCGCGGCCTGGTGTCGCTGGCGGATGCCGTGCCCGGCCCAAGGGAGCTGGGAGCGGTGTCCGATGTCCTGGTGGTCGCCCTCGGGGCGGGCGGGACGGTCAGCGTGTTGGCCGCTTCGTTGAAGGCATTCCTGTCCCAGCCGCGCCGTTCTGACGTGCGGATCGTGGTATCCGCACCCGATGGGCGTCAGCTGGAGGTCGACGCCAAGCGGGTCGAAGACGTCGAGGCGGTGCTGCGCCAAGTGCTCGGTGCGGCGCAGTGA
- a CDS encoding caspase family protein, which yields MLIGTPAYADPGLPDVPVVANNITDLAAVLTDPELCGFDPAHCAASPPEAGVEQVGDLLMQAAAEAEDLLLFYYSGHGLLGPRRRELYLSLAGTRPDRLAFTALPFEAVRDACLGSRARSRVVILDSCFSGRAIGETLADDAVLGQLDVAGTYTLTSAPANRTAAIMPGEQHTAFTERLLHLLRTGTPTARGRCSASATSTAICTPGCCRRGCRCRNSVAPRLRTCSDWPETASSPAPLTRRPECRPWFRPSRPRNRVLGWTRPPPPPLGSLAATVRAIKAPATG from the coding sequence GTGTTGATCGGCACCCCCGCCTACGCTGATCCCGGTCTGCCGGATGTACCAGTGGTCGCCAACAACATCACCGACCTGGCCGCGGTACTCACCGATCCCGAGCTATGCGGCTTCGACCCGGCGCACTGCGCCGCGTCCCCGCCTGAGGCCGGGGTCGAGCAGGTCGGTGACCTGCTGATGCAAGCCGCCGCCGAGGCCGAGGACCTGCTGCTCTTCTACTACAGCGGGCACGGGCTGCTCGGTCCGCGACGCCGGGAGCTGTATCTGAGCCTGGCCGGTACCCGGCCCGACCGGCTGGCGTTCACCGCACTTCCGTTCGAAGCGGTGCGCGACGCCTGCCTGGGCAGTCGGGCACGCAGCCGAGTGGTGATCCTGGACAGCTGTTTCAGCGGACGGGCCATCGGCGAGACACTCGCCGACGACGCGGTCCTGGGCCAACTCGACGTCGCCGGCACCTACACACTGACCTCGGCCCCCGCCAACCGCACTGCGGCGATCATGCCCGGGGAGCAGCACACCGCGTTCACCGAGCGGCTGCTGCACCTCCTGCGCACCGGCACCCCAACAGCGCGGGGCCGCTGCTCAGCCTCGGCGACGTCTACCGCCATCTGCACGCCCGGCTGCTGTCGGAGGGGCTGTCGGTGCCGCAACAGTGTGGCACCGCGACTGCGGACCTGCTCGGATTGGCCCGAAACCGCCAGTTCACCGGCGCCGCTGACACGGCGTCCGGAGTGCCGGCCGTGGTTCCGGCCGAGCCGCCCGAGGAACCGCGTGCTGGGCTGGACACGGCCTCCGCCCCCACCGTTGGGCTCCCTGGCCGCCACCGTCCGGGCAATCAAGGCCCCGGCCACGGGATAG